One window of Cygnus atratus isolate AKBS03 ecotype Queensland, Australia chromosome 17, CAtr_DNAZoo_HiC_assembly, whole genome shotgun sequence genomic DNA carries:
- the MYO1H gene encoding unconventional myosin-Ih translates to MTPSHQKEEVEDNTDANMEGALIARDRVGVQDFVLLDSHTSETSFLNNLRKRYQENLIYTYIGTLLVSVNPYKELDIYTVTQMQLYRGVNFFELPPHLYAIADNAYRVMCSEYNNHFILISGESGAGKTEASKKILQYYAVTCPTTEQLQIVRDRLLLSNPVLEAFGNAKTLRNDNSSRFGKYMDIQFDFKGAPVGGHILSYLIEKSRVVHQNHGERNFHIFYQLLEGGDKDLLCWLGLERNPQKYAYLIQGRCAKVFSINDKNDWKIVRKAFSIIDFTEKDLEHLFGIVASVLHLGNIQFEEDSNGHAIIRNGTQIKWISKLLGVHLSILQEALTHRKIEARSEEVLSPLNVDLAFYARDAVAKAIYGRTFTWLVNKINGSLANKDSTRKTVIGLLDIYGFEVLDTNSFEQFCINYCNEKLQQLLIEMTLKAEQEEYELEGIEWEPIPYFNNKIICDLVEQKHKGIISILDEECLRPGEATDLSFLEKLEEKVGDHAHFVTRKLADQKTRKSIDWVDFRLLHYAGEVTYCAVGFLEKNNDLLYRNLKEVLCNSKNGIIRDCFLLSELDNRRRPETVATQFKNSLMSLIEILMSKEPSYVRCIKPNENKEPGKFDDFLIRHQVKYLGLMEHLRVRRAGFAYRRKYELFLQRYKSLCPATWPHWHGPAAEGVERLIKHIGYKPEEYKLGRTKIFIRFPKTLFATEDAFEFRKHLLVSRLQAKYKGCLGKREYRKKREAAIKLEACWRGALARKEAKKRTWAVQIIRKFINGFINRKKPLCPENIEFVRLVQYSYFMKLRDHVPKNVLDKSWLRPPSILEETSEMLKKICIRNLVRKYCRGVTAERKVQLQQKVVASAVFRGKKEGYLQSINQPFADTRLKENDINPKVLQLIQGEKIKYATPVVKYDRNGFKARERLLVLTQSSAYVVEMAKIKQKIDYATLKGISTSNLSDGIVVIHVPEDNKQKGDVILHCEHIFEVVSKLCLLANKQNLVKVVQGSLRFRIGSGKEGTMVFTVGQESQIFKAKNGQLTVVSTQAKS, encoded by the exons atGACTCCGAGCCATCAG AAAGAAGAGGTGGAAGATAATACCGACGCAAACATGGAAGGGGCTTTGATAGCCCGGGACAGAGTTGGGGTGCAGGACTTTGTGCTTCTGGACTCCCACACCAGTGAGACCTCTTTCCTGAACAATCTTCGCAAGCGATACCAAGAGAACCTCATCTAT ACATACATTGGTACTCTTCTTGTATCTGTCAACCCTTACAAAGAGCTGGATATCTACACAGTGACACAGATGCAGCTTTATCGAGGGGTGAACTTTTTTGAACTGCCACCACATCT ATATGCCATAGCTGACAATGCCTACCGGGTGATGTGCAGTGAATACAACAACCATTTCATCCTCATCTCCGGGGAGAGTGGAGCTGGAAAGACAGAGGCTTCCAAGAAGATCTTGCAATACTATGCAGTAACCTGTCCAActacagagcagctgcagatcGTCCGTGATCGTCTGCTACTGTCCAATCCTGTTCTGGAG GcttttggaaatgcaaaaaCTCTGCGTAATGACAACTCAAGTAGATTTGGGAAATACATGGATATCCAATTTGATTTTAAG GGAGCTCCGGTAGGAGGGCACATCCTCAGTTACCTGATTGAGAAATCCCGAGTTGTCCATCAAAACCACGGAGAGAGGAATTTCCATATTTTCTACCAGTTATTAGAGGGTGGAGACAAGGACCTTCTTTGTTGGCTTGGGCTGGAGCGCAACCCTCAGAAGTATGCTTATCTCATACAG GGTCGATGTGCCAAAGTGTTTTCTATTAATGACAAGAATGACTGGAAAATAGTCCGCAAAGCTTTTTCTATCATTGACTTTACTGAGAAAGATTTAGag CATCTCTTTGGAATTGTGGCTAgtgtcctgcacctggggaacATTCAGTTTGAAGAAGATAGCAACGGACATGCCATCATTCGCAATGGCACTCAGATCAAATGGATTTCAAAG CTACTAGGTGTCCACTTGTCTATTCTGCAAGAAGCCCTCACCCACCGGAAGATCGAAGCCCGATCCGAAGAG GTCCTAAGCCCATTAAATGTGGATCTGGCATTCTATGCTCGCGATGCAGTTGCAAAGGCAATTTATGGACGGACTTTCACTTGGCTAGTCAACAAAATTAACGGCTCTCTAGCCAACAAG GATTCAACTCGGAAAACAGTTATTGGCCTGCTGGATATCTATGGTTTTGAAGTGCTGGACACAAACAG CTTTGAGCAGTTCTGCATTAATTACTGCAATGAGAAACTCCAGCAGCTGTTGATTGAGATGACcttgaaagcagagcaggaggagtaTGAACTGGAAGGAATAGAG TGGGAACCAATTCCCTATTTTAACAATAAGATCATCTGTGACTTGGTTGAGCAGAAGCATAAAGGAATAATCTCCATTCTG GATGAAGAGTGCTTACGACCTGGTGAAGCAACTGATTTGAGCTTCTTGgaaaagctggaagagaaagTAGGAGATCACGCCCACTTCGTGAC tCGCAAGCTTGCAGACCAGAAAACACGAAAATCAATCGATTGGGTGGATTTTCGCCTCCTTCATTATGCAGGAGAAGTCACGTACTGTGCTGTTG gatTTCTGGAAAAGAACAATGATCTCCTATATAGAAACCTGAAAGAG GTGCTGTGCAACTCTAAAAATGGAATCATTAGAGACTGCTTTTTACTGTCAGAACTAGACAACAGGAGGAGGCCAGAGACT GTTGCAACCCAGTTCAAAAACAGTCTGATGAGTCTAATAGAAATCTTGATGTCCAAGGAGCCTTCTTATGTGCGCTGTATTAAACCAAATGAGAACAAGGAGCCTG GGAAGTTTGATGATTTCCTGATCCGACATCAGGTGAAATACCTGGGACTGATGGAGCACTTGCGGGTGAGACGAGCTGGCTTTGCATATCGGAGGAAGTATGAACTCTTCTTGCAAAG GTATAAATCCTTGTGTCCAGCTACGTGGCCACACTGGCATGGGCCAGCAGCTGAGGGTGTGGAGAGGCTCATCAAGCATATTGGTTATAAGCCTGAGGAATACAAGTTAGGGAG AACCAAAATATTCATTCGTTTCCCAAAGACTCTGTTTGCTACTGAAGATGCATTTGAATTCAGAAAGCACCTCTTAG TTTCAAGACTACAAGCCAAATACAAAGGATGCCTTGGGAAGAGGGAGTACcggaagaagagagaagcag CTATCAAGCTGGAGGCTTGCTGGCGAGGAGCACTGGCACGGAAGGAGGCCAAGAAGAGGACGTGGGCTGTTCAGATAATCAGGAA ATTCATAAATGGCTTCATCAATCGGAAGAAACCTCTTTGCCCAGAGAACATTGAATTTGTGCGTCTTGTGCAGTACAGCTACTTCATGAAGCTCAGAGACCATGttccaaaaaatgttttggacaAGAGCTGGCTCCGACCTCCTTCTATCCTGGAAGAG acaTCTGAGATGctaaagaaaatctgcattagGAACCTAGTAAGAAAATACTGCAGAGGTGTCACTGCTGAGAGGAAAGTGCAG TTACAGCAAAAAGTTGTAGCAAGTGCCGTTTtcagagggaagaaggaaggctACCTGCAGAGCATAAACCAGCCTTTTGCGGATACTCGACTGA AAGAGAATGACATAAACCCCAAAGTACTGCAGCTCATCCAAGGTGAGAAGATCAAG TATGCAACCCCCGTGGTGAAGTATGACAGGAACGGGTTCAAAGCTCGAGAGCGGCTGCTTGTTCTGACCCAGTCCTCGGCGTATGTGGTGGAAATGGCAAAGATCAAGCAGAAAATAGACTACGCCACTTTGAAAG GTATTTCTACCAGTAACCTGAGTGATGGGATTGTAGTCATTCATGTTCCTGAGGACAACAAACAGAAG GGAGATGTGATCCTTCATTGTGAACATATCTTCGAGGTAGTCAGTAAACTCTGCCTGCTGGCCAATAAGCAAAATCTTGTTAAAGTTGTGCAGGGAAG TCTTCGTTTTCGCATTGGCTCTGGGAAGGAAGGGACAATGGTGTTTACTGTTGGGCAGGAGTCGCAGATCTTTAAAGCCAAAAATGGACAACTAACAGTG GTGTCAACCCAAGCAAAGTCTTGA